In Spirosoma pollinicola, the genomic window GGTCCTGACACTACAAACATCTCGTCGCTACGCGACTAACCCGGAATAATAAATGCCGGCCGGTTAACCAATGACGCATAGCAGCAACGGGGTAAATTTCAGTAAATCGGATGGGCTTTCAAACAACGACCCGTATTTGATTAGTTTTGGCATAAAGCCGAGCTATTTTATGACCGACGATTTCCTTAAACTTCGTGTTGTTCGTATTCACGCAGAAACGTCAGATACCAAAAGTTACTTCCTGGAACCTACCGATGGAAAACTCGTTCAGCATCGTGCCGGGCAGTTTCTGACGTTAATACTGCTCCATAACGGCCATGAGGTACGACGGTCGTATTCGCTCAGTTCTGCCACAAATGAACCGCTCCGGCTGACCATCAAACGTATTGAAAACGGAGAAATTTCCCGCTATCTACTCGATACCGTACAGGTCGGGGATGTCTTGACGAGTTTGCATCCGGCCGGGCGTTTCACCCTCAACGACAATCTCTCCGGTGACCTTGTTCTCTTAGGCGCTGGTAGTGGAATCACGCCTTTGTTTGCCATTATCAAGCAAGTTTTATGGACGGAGCCGCACCGACGGGTGACGTTGCTGTACAGTAACACCCGCGAACGGAGCATTATTTTTCGGGAAGAGCTAGAGGAATTACAACGTCAGTTTCCTGATCGGTTTCGGCTTATTAACCTGCTTAGTAATCCATCCGACAATTGGACTGGGTTACGCGGACGCTTGAACAATGTA contains:
- a CDS encoding ferredoxin--NADP reductase, with product MTDDFLKLRVVRIHAETSDTKSYFLEPTDGKLVQHRAGQFLTLILLHNGHEVRRSYSLSSATNEPLRLTIKRIENGEISRYLLDTVQVGDVLTSLHPAGRFTLNDNLSGDLVLLGAGSGITPLFAIIKQVLWTEPHRRVTLLYSNTRERSIIFREELEELQRQFPDRFRLINLLSNPSDNWTGLRGRLNNVMLERMLPELVGTSDWQTVQFYVCGPGDYMRMVQFTVVFSGFRPDQIRRENFVVEPVVLTPLPALAQDRTVLLKFRGREVEIQVPAYKSILQAALDEGIQLPYSCRGGRCSTCVARCQSGSVHMTINDVLTERDLREGWVLTCTGYLESDGVVIEV